ACCTAATACCATTGTAGCAGACAGTCCAACCAACTTGGTAACTGCGGCAGTGAATGAAACTAATGCCATCTTGTCCAATGAAAAATCTGGTAATGAAATAACCTGCGGATCCCTCATCGAACCATCGGGTATGGATATTGCCAATAAACAGATGGATGTTGCTATGCCAAACCTAGAGCAAGATCAAAATAAAGAGAATGATAAAGGAACGTGTGGAATTGCAGATGAAAGGATGAATAGATATGGAACTGATTTTACGATGCCAAGCCAGCAGGATAAACAGGTGGAGGGAGAAATTAGTGGGAGAGCCGATATTAGGAAAGACAGAATTGCTGCTTTGCCAAACCAAGAGCAAGATAAACTTGAGGAGGGAGGATTGGGTGGGACTGCCATGGGTGGAATCGATGGACTACCAGTAAAAGATTCACTGAAGCACTTGAAGGAGAAATTTCCGCTGCTGTGGGAAGCAGCAGGAGGTGGGGAAGCCAATGAAAATATTGGGAGCGAACTAAATTCTGAGGACACAGCTCCTTTGGGGATGGTGATGAGCAAAAGTCAAACATCAATTGAAACCAAAGAAAATTGCAGATTAGTAGCTTTGGACAAAAGTCATGATGATGTAAATCTGAAGGAAAATGCCATTGCATTTGATGATGCTGTTTCAGATGGTACTGTGGAAAACCAAGCAAATACCAGATTAGAGGAGCCTGAGGATACACTGGTGCCAGAGGATGGACATGGGGAGTCTGATTGCTCAAATGGAAAGATTTCTAAAGTTTCCATATCAGATGACTCTGATGTAATGGCTGTTGATGACGATATCTCTAGACCACCTTCCACAGCCGGGTCTGGGAGGTCTACAGGGACTGGAGGGAATCTAGTGGTGGAACAGGGGTCATCTAATCTTGTGGAGTTTAACAACACACACTTAGAATCAGGTGATTCCAAATTGCTAGCAGGGGATGATATCGGACTCAGTACCACCCTTAAAAGTCACTCGGCATCGGATTTGAAGGGCAGTGGGGATTCCTTGTCTGTGGCAAATGTTCCATTTCCTCGGTTAGAAACTGAAAAAACAAGCGAGAGCACAGGGACAGTTGAGCAGATGCATGTTATCGGTGCCTTGGATTCCAAGGAAAGCGAGGGTGTCATCCTAAAAAACACCTGTTCCAACAACAGACATTCAGAGAATCTGATGGACTCGAGTGATTTCTTGTCAATTAAGATTGCAGATGTTAAGAGCATGAATGTGGAAGAGTTTGAGAAGGTTGAATCTCCAGCTGGGGTAATTGCTGGCCGGCGAAGTTCTAGTATCGAAGCAGATCAGAGGAATCAAGGACCAAGTCCAACGCCTAGCGATGGATCAGTTATAACGGTCTTGGGAGCCAGTGGACCTTCAGACAATATAAAAACAAATGATGTAATTGTCAAGTGCAAGTACAAGAATGGAAAATATCATTGTTTGATGTGCAAATTCTCCATAACATTCTCCACATCATTTGCTGTTCATTTACATAAACACTTACATAAGTTGAACCAGATCTGCACAGTTTGTTGTCCTACTGGGTCTTCTCCGAAATCATTGAATGACTCTCCATTTAAAATCACATGTCCAGTTATCAAGTCCACAATGGATGCATTGGAAAGAGCAAGACAGAAGAAAAGTTCTCAGTATTTGTCCCCCAAGTTGAGCGATAGTAGCTTTGCAGCGGCTTCCCCCCTTTCACTCTCGGGTTTTACGCCTACTGAGAATATCCTTGAGCCAAACTATCCAGGGTCTGATCTGACTGTTATAAAGAGTGGGGAGTCCGCTGCTCATGTCAGCTTGGTCAGGGGGTCAATGGAAAGTGAGGAGGACTGCGTTGTCATATCAGGTACTGCAGTGGGACTCGAAGTGGAGGAGCCAGGTTCTGCTGAGCAGGTTATGGTGCCAGATATGCCATCAGTCGTGGTGGACTTGGCACCTAGTGAAGTTTCAAACAAGACAGTTAGCATAGAAGCGATTGGAGCTCCTTCTAAACCAATAATAGACATGTCTGATATACCCACTGCATTGCcaatgtcgcagtttcagcgtTCAATGAGTACATCATCAGCTGCAGGCTCAGGAAACAAGGTAACTGCTCATCAACTTACTGAGGAAACAATCATCCTAAGCATTGTCAAATTGGAAAACTCTAAAGGATTTTACACTTGCGGATTTCCAAGGTGTAACTTCAGCTCGAGCATAGAGTCAAACTTGGGGACACACAGTGTTGTCAGTCATAGTTTTGAGCGCAGTTTCCCTTGTGTCTACTGTGGCCACAAGTTTGACGAAGGTGACAGTCTCCTTGTTCATATGAAAGGACACCACAATGCCTCAAAGATGTTCCAGTTGTATCGCTGCTGTTTTGGGAAATGTAAATTCTGTTCGAACAACTCCCAAGCTTTCAAGCAACATATCAATATCATGCATGCAATGGAGACTCAGTTCACGTGCATATTTTGCAAGGAGGATATGAGTGGCGATGACGAACTGATACGTCACTTGAATGAGAATCTCTTGAAACTGACTCAATGTCCATACTGTCTTGTCAGGTCACCAAGTCGACCACATGTCTTACAGCATATCAAGAGACAACATCCGAATGAAGTCAGGCGCGTGACAGTCACTAGTAAAACGATCTGTTCAGATATCAAGAAAGTAAACGACTGTATGTCTGCATCTGGAGGGAGGTCGCTGCATGTCTGTTCAGCTTGTCAGTATCAAACCGCACACACTGGGCGGTTCAGGAAGCATTTGGTAAATTGTGAGAAGGCAAAGAACTTCCATGCAATGATGGCTTCAAGTTCGGAGTCGCCTAGTCAAGCGTCGAGCTTAGGAGATGCCGAGTATGCATTGCCAAGGCAGGAGTCTATCTCTGATAGATCTACCAAGGGCTTATGTGATTATGCCAACCCTAGTCAAGTCGATGTAAATGCAGAGTATGTAAGTGACGCTGATTCAGATAGTCCATTTCCAATATTCGAGTGCAGCGCCTGTAGGCTTACTTATAAATCCAATGCTGAACTCACCGAACATATCAGGGAGAACCATTACACTTCGCTGCAGAAAGCTCCTGGTTTAAGCTATCGGATCAGAACGCCGAGTCCTTCATCCACTAAGGAAACTAACTTTTTATGTGACAAATGTGCGACACCATTCAAGGACAGAAAATCTCTTCAGAGACATAGAACTGATTTCCATTTCATGGATTCTGATTCCATCACTGAATCCTTTGAGGAAACAGATGACCTCATGATGAGATGTCCCAAGTGTGTGAACTTTGGAACACGAGCTATGTCTGCCTTCAAACGTCACATGCTAAAGCATCCGGGAAAGCATGTGACCGCCAGTAAGATGTGTCGGCTGTGTCAGTATATGGCTCAGTCCAGGGAAGCCATACTGTTACATTATTCAGAGAAACATTGTGACATTACTGATCCTGAGATGGACAACATGAAACTTGTCTTCTATGGTGAACGGGCAGCATGTCCTGTTTGCGATTTCACTTGCCCTTTTCAAGTTGAGCCGTTGGTTAATCACATGATAAAGCAGCATACTGGAAACCACTCGGCCTTGAAGCAAGCGCTGGACCAACTTCCAGATGATACAGCTGAACAGTCGGTCGAAGTAGGGCGGAAAATAGATGAAAAGTTTTTGTGCAAATACTGCGATGCGAAATTCGAGCTCTTGTCAACTTTTCTACGCCATGCTCAGTGTCACTTCAGTGGTGAAGAACAGTTTATTATCTTCAAGTGTTCATGTTGTCACTACCAGTCTGATCGTAAGGGCTTGGTGTCAAGACACATCAAGAAGAAGCACGCCGGAGAGATCCGACCTCCAGACTATATCAGGTATGTCATGCTGAAAAGCAAGTTGGGCTCACAAAATGGATCTGCACTTGAGAGAGAATCAAGTCACAGAGACAGGAGAGTCGAGGAGTTGGAAAGTTCTAGTCATCAGGGGGAGGACAGTCCTGCATTGTTTGGTGAAATGGAAGATGAAATGATGGACACTGCATCTGATTTGTATGAGAATCCAGGATTTGAGCCACAAGACGAGACAGACTACATGAATGTGGGTACCGAGGAAGAAAGAGGTGATACACAGGATGGAATTGGTGGGTTTCTAACCCCTGCAATGCCTGAACAGTATATCAAGGTTGAACCTATGGAGGAGGCTGAAACAGCAGTCCCTGGGATGACTATTGAGAGGTATCACTGCGACTATTGCCAGTTCAGTTCAGGCATCATGGAAGAGTTTGAGAATCATCGGTGCGCAGATCCGAACTCCGCTTTGGAGATGCCAGGAGTTAGGGACATGCAACAAGCAACCCCAGCGCCTGAAGCGTATGAAGCAAGCTCATCATCTGATGCAGCTGACGATGATGGTATTGAAAGTTATGCTGTCACAAGTCGGAAGGTTGGGAATGAATGGGAGTGTGTGGAATGTGGGTATAGGTCACAGCATAGGAATAAGATCGAACGCCACTTTCGCTACAAGCATCAGTCAAAGAAGCCTTACATCTGTGGATATTGTAACTTCTCAGCAGTTGAGAACGGGCATGTGAGGAGGCATTGTCGCAATATCCATCCAGGCCGGCCGGTCAGCGTCGTCAACAGTCTGAAAGCAGACCAAGAGGAGATGTATCCAGATACACCTGATGACAGAAATCTACCGTCTGATCTTGATGACCAGATCTCACAGTTAGGTCCATACATGTTCCAGTGTAACATCTGCCAGTATACATCAGAGACCCATCACCTGATCGAACGTCATGTTCTGTGCGTTCACTTCAAATTCCATAAGTACGAGTGTAAGTTCTGTACTTACACGGCAGCAGAGAAAGGCAAAATTATCAAACATGGAAAACTCTTACACAAGGGGAATGTTGGCTACTCTATGAGGAAGTTTGATGACAAGAGTAAAGTCCCGAGCAAAGGGGCTAGTGCGGCTTTGGGAAGTCCGAGAATAGAAGTAGCGAGCATGCCAGAGCAAAAGTTCACTCCACCTGCAGCTGTTTCTTTGAAGAGGAAGTCATCGTCTAAGTCAGGTTTAGTCTCGAAGAAAGCCAAGttggatgaggatgatgaagagaCTGTATTAAAAGCTCTGACGAGACTCTACACAGAAGTGAGAGCTAACATCATCCAAACTGGTGAATCAGAGAGGTATTATCGCTGCACAGCGTGCACTTACACAAATGATCAGAAGTGGTGCGTTGTCCGTCATGTTTCAGAATCCCACccagagagcaatgattttgatttggTTGCTGAGAGACACAGGCACACGGATCAGAAGAAGAGCAGTTCCTGCAAGATCTGTGGTCAAGCCTCGGTGGCTTACTTTGATATAAAAAAGCATGTACTTGCTGTGCATTTCCAGTATGGGATATATAACTGCAAATACTGTCCATCAAGACTCCACTCTAAGTTCAAAATGGCTGAGCATGTCAGGACTATCCACACCAGTGAATCGCAGGAAATAATCGAGTATCCTGATCCTCTTAACAGAGTGAACAATAAAATGGACAAGTTCTGTACACCAAAGAAACAGAGTGACGGGAAATACAAATGTCTGTTTTGCCCATTTGCTAGACCTCGCGCCAAGCACGTAGAACAACATCTCAAAAAGGTGCACTTGAATTACATTAACCCCTTTAAGTGTCTCTACTGCGGTTATAGTGCTAAATGTAAGGACTCTGTCCGGGCACATCATTACAAATGGCacatcaatgaatatttcagtgttgtcattgtgaGGGCACCTGGTCGCTCAGCAATGCAATCCACTCCTGTTGAATCTTCTCCTTCCTCCAGTCGAGGGAATCGACTAAGTAGTGAGTCATCAGGTATATCGGAGACAACTCAAGCTGGTACCAGTAAGAGAAAAAGAGAAAGCAGTGAATCATCCAGTGTTTCATCTACTCcaaagaaattgatgaaatatgttCCCGGAATAGAGGCTGAACAACTTCTACAGGATGAGGAGGTTGTGTCAGAGAAGTCGGTGAAAGTTGCTTCGCTGCCTAAGAAACCAAAGTTGAAATCACCATTTCTCAAGGTCAAAATAGGCCCTAAAATCTGTTCAGAGAAGTCCGAGCCAGTCGTTAATCTTCGTTGTCAGCTTTGTGGAAAGATAATGTCAGGGGAGATGCGGTTGAAAACGCATCTGATGATGCACCTGGACTATAGACCATACACTTGCATGATGCCGCAGTGCCATGGTCGTTTTATAGAGTTTTCCGGTGTCCGCAGGCACAGTGAGGCAATGCACCAGAAACCAGAAAAATATCGCTACATCCCAGATGAAGAGATGGAACTGAAGGTATACCGGTTAATGAGTGGTGACAAAGTAGTGGATCTACCAGAGAAGATGAAAAGATGTAACCCAGAGCCAGAAATTGAACTTGAGACTAAGGTTAAGTTAGAACCTAGTCTGTCATCAGTAGAGGTCGAGTCTGAGCCATCAGTGGAGGAGAATGTGAAAAGGATTGTGCATCATGTAGAGGGGGAACTTGGTACACCAGAGGCAGTCGAGCAGCATGGCCTGACTTCATTCAAATGTCCTCATTGTCCACAAATTTGCAAGGATCGGCACAATTGCATGAAACATATTAGACGCCATGGACCCAGGACTTCCAAAAAAAGGTATAAATGTTGCTATTGTGGATACTTGGGCCAATTTCCATCAAATGTTAGGGAACACTGGAAGTATAAACACGAGAAATCAATGAAACCGtttgttttcataaaagttAATGCCAATAATAAGACGAGTGAAGAGCAAGCTTCCTTGCctgatgattgtgacaatgcaaGTCATAAAAAGGAGGCTAGAGTAGAAGACCAGTCACCTCAGAGAAAGGAAGATGCTGCCACAAAACAGTATAAACCACCCAGTAAGCCGCGTAACTTTGCTCTTGTGAAAGGTCCTCTGGGAGAGCTGTATGAGGGGAAAAGGAACAAGCGAACAGTATTCTGCTGTCCTCATTGTGATCATCAGAATGAGAGCAGAACCAATTGTAATCGCCACATACAACTACATGGACCAAAGATCTTCAAGTGTAAATATTGTGATTACATTTGCACACAGGTTCCCGAGGTGACCAAACACTGCATAAGAATCCATGGGAGGAATGGCATTGTACGTCTTAGTGTTGAAAAGGCAATTGCAATGGAAGAGGGCCAGCTTATAGGCAGCAAAGAAAGTGTTGTACCAGAATCATCATCGGTAGAAAGTCCACGTCAAAAGCAGGATATAGCTAGTGATGAAGACTCTGCAAAGATAGCTTGGATTGTCCAGAAACTTGGCTGGCCTAGGGTACACAAAAGCAGTAAACAGGGAATAGGTAAAAAGAAGAAATGGAGATGTCCATTTTGTCCATTTTTGGATAGAGTCAAAACTGTGGTTGTGAGGCACATGGAGTTGCATATGGACGAGAAGTATTCAGATCATAATAGAGATAACCAGGGAGCTCACAATGTTGGATCTGGATCTCGAGAGTCACAACTGCCTGCTCAGGGTGATGATCTGTATGCGGACGTTATCAAAAAGTTGGGCAAACCAAGGGTATACAGGAGTGGAGCCAGCTTCAGCAAAAGGTGGAAATGTCCCAGATGTTCATTCTCACTTAATACCAGGTGTGGTATTCTGAAGCACATGACATCCCATTTGGACGAAACGACACCCAGGAGTGGTCAGGAACGAAAATCAACAACACCTCAAATGTCCAGTAACGAGAGTTTGGCGCATTCATCTTCATCAAAGCAGCTCACATCGGATAAAACAACACACGTACAATCAGCAGACGTGCCCCCGATTAAAAAGGTTAGGAAACGAGATGGAACTGTCAAGTATAAGTGCCAGTTGTGTCCATATGAATCAGACATATCAAACAATGCCAGAATGCATAATATTAGACATGGACCAAAACGGTTCAAGTGTGCTCATTGTGACTTCAGTGGCTTCTTTGCATCAGAAATTTCAAAACATAATGTGACACATCTGAACAAACCTGTTGCATGTTTGAATATAGAAACAAATGATGAAGCTGGAGTTTCCGTAGGAGCGGGGACGTCTGTTTATAGCAATGCCAAAGGAACAGCTGTTAGCAATGCCAAAGGAACAGCTGTTAGCAATGCCAAAGGAACAGCTGTTAGCAATGCCAAAGGAACAGCTGTTAGCAGTGCCAAAGGAACAGCTGTCAGCAGTGCTAAAGGAACAGCTGGACCAAAGATAGCAAAGAAAAGGTACTTGGGTGAACTTCCCGTGAATAAAGTCACTGAAGGTGGGAGGACAGtcttaaaatgtccaaaatgtgtTTACTCTACGGAAAATAACAAATATTACAGGAAACATTATCGCATAAGGCATATGCCGAGTGCTGGTTCGTCTTCTGTTAAAGTGGAGAGAATGCAAACTCCAGAGGCGCAGAAACAACCTGATGCATGTGAGGTTCGGTTCCATTGTGATAGGATGGCAGGTTATGGTGTGCCTTGCAGCGTAACTACCAACACACTGAATGAAATGAGAAGACATTTCTATCACAGGCATCGGGGTAGGAAGTTGAGGTATAAGATTGTGGGGAAGGAGGAATCCAAGGAGGATGATAAGGAGGAAGCAGCAACCAAGGTGCGACGATATGACATACCCGTACCACCACTACCAGGCCGAGATGACCAGGGTGTCTACCACTGCAGCAAGTGTTCTTTTGAAGCAACAGAGAAGTCTCCATTCCAAATCCATTGGAAGGCCCACGTGAGAGGGTACACATGCACAATATGTGGTTCTGTACAAGATTACCTGTAAGTGATAATCAGTCAGGATGAGAGGAGGTTGTCACAGTAACTCAAATACAACTAATTTCTTTCAGTGTTTCATAAGATAGGTGTGTATTGATGTTAGAATGACAACCTCTTGTCCTCCCCATTACGATTTATGACATGGTCATTACTTTGACTAAGTTCTTGAAAGGTAAGAGTCTAGAGCTGTTGTTAATCAGATAGTTCCTGGCTGTACTGGATTCAACTGTTTGATTTTAAGTTCAATTGATCCATTTCTAATAGTTTTCTATTAGGTTTTTCTCAGAGTAATATCTTACTTCTTTCCTTTGAATAATTCCACCTTCTCTTTCACACTAAATTTAATGGTTCTGTGTTCATCACTTCAGGAGTCACATGGAGAGACACATCAAAGGTGCACACAAGGAAATGAATTATGAGCAGTTTGTCTCGGACAATGCCAAGGATGCGCTCAAGGAGATGGAGGCAGCCAGCACCAAGGAAGCTCCAGTGAAGACTGAGAAACAACCTGCCATTCAGATTGAAAGGCAAGCAGTCTACAAATGTAGCAAGTGTACCCATACGTCATTTTCTGAGTTGGACCATGCGCTGCATCTGTCGTTACATGGCTCCCCAAAGAAGAACGAAAACTCGAGGAAGATGGCTTGGACTGGATGGAGTCCTAGGCCGTGGGAGTGTGGATATTGTAGTAAAGGCTTCTTTTCTTACTCCAAGGCAAGGTCACATTGGTCTTACTCCCACAATGAACTACCAGTGAAAATTGTTCAATATGATGAAAAGTCGGGGAATAGGACGCTCCAGAATGCTTTGCGATCTCCTGTATCACCTCGAACACGTACTAACTCTGACGCTTCTGGTACTTCCTATGGGACTAATCCTAGCAAGGGCTCAAATAGTGACAGTAATACTGGTCATACAAAGCTGCTTCCTAAACCAGACGCTCATGTGGATTCAGAGAGGGGTCGCAGTGAGGATGAGACATTGATGGACTCGTTAGATTCAGGTGCAGAGAAACCTGCTGGGGTTGACACTGCTGATTCAGATGATGAAGGAGAGGAACTGGGATGTGTAAAAGAGGAGAACTTGTGGAAGTGGGATGAGGTTGATACTCAGGAAACTGATGGGGTGGGTGATGTTGATGGGAAAGATGAGGAAGGAGCTGATGAGGAGGAAGAAGGTGTGGATGACGAGGAGGCACatgctgatgatgacaatgacgatgagcCCGATAATAATGAGGGAGATGGTAATGAGGAGGTGCCAGATGATAGTGATGCGGCAGAGCCTGATGATGACGGGGAGGGAGGGGATGATGATGGGGCTGATGACAGTGATGAGGAGGGGCCCAATGATGATGTTAATGACGACGAGCCCGATGATAATGATGCTGAGCTGAGGGGTTATGTT
This is a stretch of genomic DNA from Lineus longissimus chromosome 2, tnLinLong1.2, whole genome shotgun sequence. It encodes these proteins:
- the LOC135501493 gene encoding uncharacterized protein LOC135501493 isoform X2, whose amino-acid sequence is MMEKDPDQPSNGSNGEPEASMATDIADEAKTKRKSAFSPSRPTAVVNRLKTLLANMKRTHTEKAEGESVSIETGRVSPSSPSNDPIPVEPDVSDRPKVPLKQRSFLNPFLELTAAAQGTTEEEVMRSSPDLFENVTVKQEKQDSSGQCSRSCGHSGLSDESSDALTSKVPAADCLKGQWSGEMQESVAPSAEKSLEKAKTMADSESQVIDHNTSADQGESNSSSKEKEVELGNFLSSVVDGVDGDDRDYKQVPAEPEVTTSSAQSVSCEDALDAIASKPIASLLDGRNDSENAEKTFSAIPEIDLPNTIVADSPTNLVTAAVNETNAILSNEKSGNEITCGSLIEPSGMDIANKQMDVAMPNLEQDQNKENDKGTCGIADERMNRYGTDFTMPSQQDKQVEGEISGRADIRKDRIAALPNQEQDKLEEGGLGGTAMGGIDGLPVKDSLKHLKEKFPLLWEAAGGGEANENIGSELNSEDTAPLGMVMSKSQTSIETKENCRLVALDKSHDDVNLKENAIAFDDAVSDGTVENQANTRLEEPEDTLVPEDGHGESDCSNGKISKVSISDDSDVMAVDDDISRPPSTAGSGRSTGTGGNLVVEQGSSNLVEFNNTHLESGDSKLLAGDDIGLSTTLKSHSASDLKGSGDSLSVANVPFPRLETEKTSESTGTVEQMHVIGALDSKESEGVILKNTCSNNRHSENLMDSSDFLSIKIADVKSMNVEEFEKVESPAGVIAGRRSSSIEADQRNQGPSPTPSDGSVITVLGASGPSDNIKTNDVIVKCKYKNGKYHCLMCKFSITFSTSFAVHLHKHLHKLNQICTVCCPTGSSPKSLNDSPFKITCPVIKSTMDALERARQKKSSQYLSPKLSDSSFAAASPLSLSGFTPTENILEPNYPGSDLTVIKSGESAAHVSLVRGSMESEEDCVVISGTAVGLEVEEPGSAEQVMVPDMPSVVVDLAPSEVSNKTVSIEAIGAPSKPIIDMSDIPTALPMSQFQRSMSTSSAAGSGNKVTAHQLTEETIILSIVKLENSKGFYTCGFPRCNFSSSIESNLGTHSVVSHSFERSFPCVYCGHKFDEGDSLLVHMKGHHNASKMFQLYRCCFGKCKFCSNNSQAFKQHINIMHAMETQFTCIFCKEDMSGDDELIRHLNENLLKLTQCPYCLVRSPSRPHVLQHIKRQHPNEVRRVTVTSKTICSDIKKVNDCMSASGGRSLHVCSACQYQTAHTGRFRKHLVNCEKAKNFHAMMASSSESPSQASSLGDAEYALPRQESISDRSTKGLCDYANPSQVDVNAEYVSDADSDSPFPIFECSACRLTYKSNAELTEHIRENHYTSLQKAPGLSYRIRTPSPSSTKETNFLCDKCATPFKDRKSLQRHRTDFHFMDSDSITESFEETDDLMMRCPKCVNFGTRAMSAFKRHMLKHPGKHVTASKMCRLCQYMAQSREAILLHYSEKHCDITDPEMDNMKLVFYGERAACPVCDFTCPFQVEPLVNHMIKQHTGNHSALKQALDQLPDDTAEQSVEVGRKIDEKFLCKYCDAKFELLSTFLRHAQCHFSGEEQFIIFKCSCCHYQSDRKGLVSRHIKKKHAGEIRPPDYIRYVMLKSKLGSQNGSALERESSHRDRRVEELESSSHQGEDSPALFGEMEDEMMDTASDLYENPGFEPQDETDYMNVGTEEERGDTQDGIGGFLTPAMPEQYIKVEPMEEAETAVPGMTIERYHCDYCQFSSGIMEEFENHRCADPNSALEMPGVRDMQQATPAPEAYEASSSSDAADDDGIESYAVTSRKVGNEWECVECGYRSQHRNKIERHFRYKHQSKKPYICGYCNFSAVENGHVRRHCRNIHPGRPVSVVNSLKADQEEMYPDTPDDRNLPSDLDDQISQLGPYMFQCNICQYTSETHHLIERHVLCVHFKFHKYECKFCTYTAAEKGKIIKHGKLLHKGNVGYSMRKFDDKSKVPSKGASAALGSPRIEVASMPEQKFTPPAAVSLKRKSSSKSGLVSKKAKLDEDDEETVLKALTRLYTEVRANIIQTGESERYYRCTACTYTNDQKWCVVRHVSESHPESNDFDLVAERHRHTDQKKSSSCKICGQASVAYFDIKKHVLAVHFQYGIYNCKYCPSRLHSKFKMAEHVRTIHTSESQEIIEYPDPLNRVNNKMDKFCTPKKQSDGKYKCLFCPFARPRAKHVEQHLKKVHLNYINPFKCLYCGYSAKCKDSVRAHHYKWHINEYFSVVIVRAPGRSAMQSTPVESSPSSSRGNRLSSESSGISETTQAGTSKRKRESSESSSVSSTPKKLMKYVPGIEAEQLLQDEEVVSEKSVKVASLPKKPKLKSPFLKVKIGPKICSEKSEPVVNLRCQLCGKIMSGEMRLKTHLMMHLDYRPYTCMMPQCHGRFIEFSGVRRHSEAMHQKPEKYRYIPDEEMELKVYRLMSGDKVVDLPEKMKRCNPEPEIELETKVKLEPSLSSVEVESEPSVEENVKRIVHHVEGELGTPEAVEQHGLTSFKCPHCPQICKDRHNCMKHIRRHGPRTSKKRYKCCYCGYLGQFPSNVREHWKYKHEKSMKPFVFIKVNANNKTSEEQASLPDDCDNASHKKEARVEDQSPQRKEDAATKQYKPPSKPRNFALVKGPLGELYEGKRNKRTVFCCPHCDHQNESRTNCNRHIQLHGPKIFKCKYCDYICTQVPEVTKHCIRIHGRNGIVRLSVEKAIAMEEGQLIGSKESVVPESSSVESPRQKQDIASDEDSAKIAWIVQKLGWPRVHKSSKQGIGKKKKWRCPFCPFLDRVKTVVVRHMELHMDEKYSDHNRDNQGAHNVGSGSRESQLPAQGDDLYADVIKKLGKPRVYRSGASFSKRWKCPRCSFSLNTRCGILKHMTSHLDETTPRSGQERKSTTPQMSSNESLAHSSSSKQLTSDKTTHVQSADVPPIKKVRKRDGTVKYKCQLCPYESDISNNARMHNIRHGPKRFKCAHCDFSGFFASEISKHNVTHLNKPVACLNIETNDEAGVSVGAGTSVYSNAKGTAVSNAKGTAVSNAKGTAVSNAKGTAVSSAKGTAVSSAKGTAGPKIAKKRYLGELPVNKVTEGGRTVLKCPKCVYSTENNKYYRKHYRIRHMPSAGSSSVKVERMQTPEAQKQPDACEVRFHCDRMAGYGVPCSVTTNTLNEMRRHFYHRHRGRKLRYKIVGKEESKEDDKEEAATKVRRYDIPVPPLPGRDDQGVYHCSKCSFEATEKSPFQIHWKAHVRGYTCTICGSVQDYLSHMERHIKGAHKEMNYEQFVSDNAKDALKEMEAASTKEAPVKTEKQPAIQIERQAVYKCSKCTHTSFSELDHALHLSLHGSPKKNENSRKMAWTGWSPRPWECGYCSKGFFSYSKARSHWSYSHNELPVKIVQYDEKSGNRTLQNALRSPVSPRTRTNSDASGTSYGTNPSKGSNSDSNTGHTKLLPKPDAHVDSERGRSEDETLMDSLDSGAEKPAGVDTADSDDEGEELGCVKEENLWKWDEVDTQETDGVGDVDGKDEEGADEEEEGVDDEEAHADDDNDDEPDNNEGDGNEEVPDDSDAAEPDDDGEGGDDDGADDSDEEGPNDDVNDDEPDDNDAELRGYVDEGGPESKERADNEERSADDKDEYQADHDEEDVDDNSVVGAGDDVGEDGADNEEKGSDNEEEGSDNEEEGSDNDSEEGSGDLGNKANDTDDGAVLDENGLNAVDGIEDERTEAVNEVKVIDGFNEEGDSAFMKGDDVDEDYEGGWTIVSEDDESPLKCEKSVDNRETKPEKSGCSLKDLKCELDTDCADGGWELVGDVVENSNSDVVSGSQGEEASQLSREMNSSGQGSPGDPTAWMILDEVSDDEAATDMAECDIFS